The Ptychodera flava strain L36383 chromosome 3, AS_Pfla_20210202, whole genome shotgun sequence region tgtatgtatgtatgtatgtatgtatgtatgtatgtatgtatgtatgtatgtatgtatgtatgtatgtatgtatgtatgtatgtatgtatgtatgtatgtatgtatgtatgtatgtatgtatgtatgtatgtatgtatgtatgtatgtatgtatgtatgtatgtatgtatgtatgtatgtatgtatgtatgtatgtatgcatgcatgcatgcatgcatgcatgcatgcaggcaggcaggcaggtaggtaggtaggtaggtaggtaggtaggtaggtaggtatgtaggtaggtatgtgggtatgtatgtaggaaggtaggtaggtaggtatatcATCTACCATATTGATATCAATACGAGGTCAAATCACACGTTGGAATAAATTTTGTGACTGTAAGGGAAATGATCTTCATTGATAACATTTGCTTGTTTTTCGAATACAGGGAAAGAATTCATTCCTCAAATTGCCACTTTGAGAGGGGGAGTTTAGTCATGAGCTTAAGTACCATTATCTAATGGTTTAATATTGCAACTGATTTTAGAATTTTTCTCACTGAACTCGAAGCCTTCGCTATTACAGTCATGATTATAATCATCATGATATTGGGgtttttacaaatgaattgttgttttattattttaccCTGTCTTAGCGAAGTTTGTCCAATACTTCATGATCTTCAAGGTCATCATGACGTCATCATCTGACATTGTCCAGTTCATCGCACTGTCGAAATGATAACCGAACACGAAGGGAATATCCTCCGCGTGCGTAGCTTTCAACCATTTCATCTTAAAGAGCGACTTGGCGGGTATGTGAGTCATTTGATACTGGTACACGTTGGAGCCAGCCTGGAAGTGCGCACGTGCAGACAAATCGGCAGGGCACACGAAGTACATGTCTCCGTTCGTCTGACTTAACGCTTCGACGTAATCGGCGTCTTCCGAATCTGCGTCCTCCCAGTTGACGTACATGAGCTTAACGGCGTCGACCACGGCTGGGTTGGAGCTTTTGTCGCTGCCCAAAAAGAGAGACGACACCGCTTCATAAGTGGTTTTGTTCATGAAGACCTCCGTGTCATTGGCCTTATAGGGAAAGAGCATAATTAAGAATCCCCTTCCTTCATCAGCCAGTGATCCGATCATATATCGGTGCCCCTCTTTGGAAAGCTGCGGTCTCGAATGAGATCCTCGGGTGACGCGGTGAGGAAGTTTCCGTCAACGACTGGAGGAAATGGAATAAACAGGTCTGCTATTCCAGTAACATTGCCAGTTTTCTCTATGGAAAGAATCAAAAATATAAAGGAAAGGTAACACATAATAAAGTCTTGAAACAACTTGAAATAAAGTGGACAGGTTTTTAAGGTTACCGTAAATCAGcggaaatttgattttccctCGTTTAAGGgaagtggtcgtcggaactgcgcatgtgtaaCTATATATAGAAGCAAcatgtcaaaatagctgcaacatttactttttacgatgtacattaagacaaacacgttttaacttttatcaatcgccaacgtagcttggatacagtgtttatattggtcgtaggggtcccctgcgacctttgagcgccgttccgacgaccaccgcccTTCAAATATATGGACCGTGTTTGGTTGCGTGTTTGGTCAATATAAGGGTAACTTCACACTATACTATGGCCTGTCTTACTGGCATAGCATATTAACTCATTAACAGATCAGACCAATTCAAAATTACTCAGCCATCCCTTTAAAGCACTCAAGGTTTATCAAGGCAAGGTTTTATGAAACCAAGAGAAGCTGCCATCTCGGCTGTAAGAAAATAGAGATCTGAAAAAAGATCAGTACAGTGCATCTGAATCTGGCCACGAAATAGCAATTGTGTCGCAAAGTATATTACACACGAACACACAGAGATACACGcagatagagagagagacacacacagacaattAATTCTTACATTTTCCAAATTTCCTGCTTCCTTAAGATCTTCAGCAGTCGCACCACGTAGACACTGAAGCAATTCCCCCGATGTGTCTTTCTCACAATCGACCAGTTTACCAAGGCCGTGTGCTATCTTGCTTTGCTTAGCTTCATCACTGATGAAGAACCCTGGCATGGTTGATGTACCACTCTGTGTGTgggggaagagagagagagagagagagagagagagagagagagagagagagagagagagagagagagagagagagagagagaaagacagacagacagacagacagacagagagacagacagagacagacagacagagacagacagagacagagacggtagacagacagacagataggcagAGAAAGCCAGAGAGAGAAACAGAGGTATTCAAATTGTGAATTTATATACAGacgaaaatagaaaataagaCCTACACAGTTAACCGTTtattgttgggggggggggctaccACAAACTGCAAACCAAAACTTTTGGTATTGTGATTAAGCTTAAAACAACGAAGCATTAACTGcggaaaaatataaaaactacAGACATTAGCACTTTAGTCGTCGGTC contains the following coding sequences:
- the LOC139129911 gene encoding acetylcholinesterase-like, yielding MIGSLADEGRGFLIMLFPYKANDTEVFMNKTTYEAVSSLFLGSDKSSNPAVVDAVKLMYVNWEDADSEDADYVEALSQTNGDMYFVCPADLSARAHFQAGSNVYQYQMTHIPAKSLFKMKWLKATHAEDIPFVFGYHFDSAMNWTMSDDDVMMTLKIMKYWTNFAKTGNPNLSDNDVELTEDEKQTEWPLFKVPGLEYKDLSLKMETKRALKAKECAFWNDFIPKLMKHTDAAQTCSKETEDGQLKYKEEENRQP